CACGCGGACGCGCACGTCGAGGCCGCGCCCGTTGACGCTGCGGACCTCCCAGGCCCATTGCACCGGCCCGGTGGTGCCCGCCGCGCGGGCGAAGCCGGTCATGCTCGCGATCTGGGCCATGGCGACCCCCATCCCCCCTCGAAGATCGGGGCCTGTAGCACGGATCTGCGGGTGGGGAAGAGGTCGGTCGGTTCGTCGGCGCCGGCGAGGCCCCCGGAGGACAGGGGCGCGGCGGGATCACGCGCCGGGCTGACCCTGCGTCACGGCCGCCGCGTCCATCCACATCAGCTCGATCACGTGGCCGTCGAGATCCTCGAGGTTGCGGCTGTACATCATCTCGCCCATCGCCTGCGGAGCTCTGAGGTCTGCGCGTCCTCCGGCGTCGACCGCCCGCGCGACGCGCGCATCGACCGCGGCCCGGCTCTCCTCCGACAGGCAGATCAGCACCTCGGTGGCGGCGCGGGCGTCGGCGATCGGGCGCGGCGCGAAATGGGCGAAATGCGCGTGGCTGAGCAGCATCACCACGATGGCGTCGGAGAACACCATCGCGGCGGCGGTGCCCGGCTGGGAGAAGCGGGCGTCCCGCTCCGCCCCGAGGGCCGCGTAGAATCCGGCCGCGCGTTCGACGTCGGCCACGGGCAGGTTCACGAAGATCATCCGGGGCATCCGGCTCTCCCTCCCGCGGCAGGCGGCTCGACGTCCGGCCGGGCGTCTCGGAAACGGCGGGGCCGCGATCCGGCCCCGGCCGTCAGCGCCGACCGCGCGGCGCCGGCGTCGGATCGGCGAGGGCGGGGACGGTCTTCGGCGAGCCCAGATCGTAGCTGCGGTTCTTCAGGGGATCGAGGCGCGTGCCCTCGGATGCGTCGAACGCCCGCGAACTCGGCGCTCCGGTTTCGAGGAAGGCCGCGTTCGTGTTGGTTCCGTTCCCCGCGGGCGCGCCGCCCGGCGCGTAGGCCGAGGCGCGGCCCGGCGTCGCCGGATCGGGGCCGGGCTCGACCTTATCGACCGCGTCCGGCGGCGCCTGCCGGCTCTTCTCCACCGCCCGCCAGCGGGCGACGTTGCGCTGATGCGCCTCAAGCGAATCGGCGAAGGCGTGCCCGCCGGTCCCGTCCGCCACGAAGAAGAGGTCCTTGGTCCGCGAGGGGTTGGCGACCGCCTCCAGGGCAGCCCGGCCGGGATTGGCGATCGGGCCCGGCGGCAGGCCCTCGATCACGTAGGTGTTGTAGGGCGTCGGCCGGTCGATCTCGGAGCGCATGATCCCGCGGCCGAGGGTGCCGCGGCCGCCCACGAGCCCGTAGACGATCGTCGGGTCGGATTGCAGCTTCATCCGCTTGTTCAGGCGGTTGATGAACACGCCCGCCACCCGCGGACGCTCGTCGGCGCGGCCGGTCTCCTTCTCGACGATCGAGGCCAGCGTGACCATCTCGGCCGGGGTCCGGACCGGCACGTCGGCGCTGCGCCGGAGCCAGATCTGGTTCAGCACCTCGCGCTGCTTGGCCTTCATCAGGTTGACGATCTGCTGCCGGGTGGCGCCGCGCTCGAACTTGTAGGTGTCGGGCAGGAGCGAGCCTTCAGCCGGGATGTCGTTGACCTCCCCGGTGAGCACGTCGTTGTCGTTGAGGCGGGTCACGATCTGCTCGGAGGTCAGGCCCTCCGGGAACGTGATAGCGTGCTGGACCTGCCGGCCGGTGGCGATCGTGTCGAGCGTGTCGGCGATGCTCGCATGCGCCTTGAACACGTACTCGCCGGCCCGGAGCGCCGGCCGGCCGCCGAACCGGGCGGCGAACTCGAACAGGCCGGTATGGTCGATCACGCCCTCGCGCTTCAGCGTGTCGGCGATCTCGGACGTTCCGCTGTGGGTCGGGATCACCACGACCTTGTCGGCCGCGAGTGGTCCCGGCTCGCGGACCTGCCGCTGGAACAGCGTGATCCCGATCATCGCCGCGATGGCGATCACCACCGCGAAGGTCAGCGCCCCGCTGACGATGCCCACGAGCCCGCTCCGCTCGCGCTCGGGCTTCTCCGGCGGCGGCGGGGCGGCGGTCGGCTTGATCGCCTCGCCGGGCGAGCGCGGCGAGAGCCGCTGCGGCAGGGCCGGCCCGTCCGTCGGATCCAGCGCGGTGGTCTCGGGCGCGGGGGCTTTGAGCGGCGGAAGAACATCGGGATCCTGTCTGGGCCCGCGCGACCCGTGACGCGTCGCGGGCCGGGATCGGCTGCCCGCAACCGGGTGCGCACGTCGAGGGCTCTGACCCTAACCGGGTTTGTGGCGAAAATGCCGTTTCGCGGCGCGAGAGTCGACGGATCGGTGCCGTCAGCCGGGGGGCTGACAGGCGGCGCAGAAGAAGGTCGAGCGGTTGGCCTGCACGATGCGGGTGATCGCGCCGCCGCAGCCCGGCCGGCTGCAGGGCAGGCCGACGCGGTCGTAGACCCGGAAGGCGTGCTGGAAGGCGCCCGAACGGCCGTCGGTCTGGGCGTAGTCGCGCAGGGTCGAGCCGCCGGCCTCGACCGCCGCCTCCAGAACCGTCACGATCGCCTTCGCCAGGGCGTTGGCCTTAGCGGTCGGGCGACCGTCGGGCTTGGCGAGGCTCCCGGCCGGGGCTTCCGGATGCAGGCGCGCCCGGTGCAGCGCCTCGCAGACGTAGATGTTGCCGAGGCCCGCGATCAGCCGCTGGTCGAGGAGCGCGGCCTTCAGCGGCGCGGACTTGTGGCGGAACAGCCGCGCGATCACCGCCCCCGTGAGCCCGTCGAGGGGCTCGACGCCCATCCGGGCGAAGTGGCGGCAGCCGGCGAGATCCGCGCTCGGGACGAGATCCATGAAACCGAAGCGGCGGGCATCGTTGTAGGTGACCGTGGCGCCGGTGCTCATCGCCATCACCACGTGGTCGTGCTTGGGGGTGCCCTGGGCCCCTTCGAGGTAGAAATCCCCCGGCGACAGGTTGCGGCCGTCGGGCAGCGCCACGTCGAACCGGCCGCTCATGCCGAGATGCATGATCAGCGTCTCGCCCGAGTCGAGGTCGGCGGTCAGGTACTTGGCCCGGCGCGCGAGATGCGTGACGGCCCGCCCCTCGAGCCGGGCGGCGAAGCGCTCCGGGAACGGGAAACGCAGGTTGGCCCGGCGCAGGGTGACGCGGCTGAACCGCGCCCCCACCAGGGCGGGGGCCAGTCCGCGCCGTACGGTCTCGACTTCGGGAAGCTCCGGCATCTCTCGAACGGCTGTGTGCGCGGCGCCGCGTGCGCCGGGCCCCGATATTGGCGCGAACGGGCCCTGCCGCAACAGCGTGGCCCCGCGCGGTTTGACGCCCCATTGGGTCGAGCAAGACGGCCAGAAGGCGCCTCGGGGTGGGCGGGGGAGGTCGAAGGCCGTGCCGTTGGACGATCCGGACCGGAACGATGCGCGATGCCCTATCGGCGCCGCAGGCGCACATAGAGCGCGCCGCCGCCGCCGTGGTGGCGGGCGGCCTCCTCGAAGCCGAGGACGATCCCGCGCAAGTCTGGCCCCCGGAGCCAGTGCGGCACGCTGCGGCGCAGGACTCCGCGCTCGGCGAAGGCTTCGGAATAGCCCGGTCCACCCTTGCCGGTGACGACCAGCACATAGGCATGTCCGGCAGCCCGCGCCCGGAGCAGGAAGCCCGTGAGCGCGGCATGGGCCTCCGCCTGCACCATCCCGTGCAGGTCGATCCGCGCCTCGATGGGGAGGCGCCCGCGGCGCAGGCCGACCTTGGCGGTCCGCTCGAGCCCCGCGCTCGGCGCGTGGTGCTGAGGCGGCGCACTGGTAGGGGGCAGCGGTCACGGGACGCGGCGGTGCCGCTGCCGGCTTGGGCGGAGGCTTCGCCCGCGGCTTCTTGGCGGCTGGTGCCGCGCTCGGCTTCAGGATCGGGGCCGACAGGGCCGGCATGGTGGCGGTCGGCGTCGCCGGGGCAGGGGCGGCCTCGGAGATCGGCGACGCGCGTCCGGGTAGCGGCGTCACCAGCTTGGCGATCGCGTTCCAGAGCCGGGCCTCGCCCGCACTGAGGCGGCGCCCGCGGCGGGGCGGCCTCACGGCGCCCGCTCCTGGGCCGCCTTGCGCTTCGGCAGCAGGACCACGAAGCCGACGGCATCGCGCAGGTTTCCGGCGACGATGCCGGCCCGGGCACCGGTGCCGACGAAGAGATCGCCGCGGGCCGGCCCGACGATCGCCGATCCCGTGTCGGCGGCGATCACGAGGCGTCCCGCCGCGCCTTCGGCTCGATCGGGCAGCTTTCCGGCGAGCCAGAACGGCAGCCCATAGCGCCAGAGGCCGGCATCCACCGCGAGGCTGTAGCCGGGGCTCAAGGGCGCGTTCGCGGCCCCCGGAGGGCCGAGGGCCGGATCCGCCACGTCGGCGAGGCGGAAGAAGATGTAGGAGGCATTCGCGCGGATCAGCCGGCGGGCGGTGTCGGGATGGTCGCGCAGCCACCCGGTCCAGCGGGCGAGCGTCAGGCCCTCGAGGGGCAGGTGCCCCTCCTGCACGATCAGCTTGGCCACCGCCGTGTAAGGCCGGCCGTTGCGCCCGTCATACAGGACCCGCACCGCGCGCCCGTCCGGGAGGCGGACGCGCCCCGAGCCCTGCACCTGCAGCACCAGCAGATCGACCGCGTCGCGCAGCCACAGGATCGGCCGTGCCTGCGCGCCGAGCGCCCCGTCCTCAATGGCGGCGCGGTCCGGATAGGGCGCGAACCCGGCCGGGGTGGCCCGTGCGGCCCGCAGGGATGGATCGAGGCCGGGGCGGGTCTCGCCGGGGCCGAGGGACACGAGATCGTCGGGGCGGGCGAGCACCGGCGTCGGGAAATCGGCGCTGGGATCGAGGGAGCCCTCGAGCTCCGGCTCGAAATAGCCGGTCAGGAAGCCGGGCTGCCCGGCGCCCGGCCGCTCCACGCGGAACGCGTCGAAATGATCGCGGAAGAACGTGGCGGCATCCGGAACGTCGCCCGCGGACGCCGCGCAGGCCTCGGCCAGGGCTGCGGGATCACCCGCCACACTCGCTTGCTGCGGCAGGGCCGGGGGCGGCGCGGCGCAGACCCGGCGGAAGGCGTCGCGCGCGGCGGCGGGATCCGGGCCGGGAAAGCCCGGCACAGTCTCGATCGCGACCGGCGTCAGGACGGCGCCGCCGACCGTCTCGGGTGCGGCGCTGGCCGCACGGGTCAGGACGAGCTGGGCCAGGGCGAGCGCGGCGACGACAGCCGGAACGGTTCCGGATCGGAGGCGTGGCAGCGGCACGGCTTGGCTGCCACGCGTTCAGGCGCCGGCCTCGGTGGCCACGAGCTGCCAGTTCGGGTCGCGCGAGCCGAGGGTGCGGGCGAAGGTCCAGACATCCGGCACCTCGACCACGGTCTCGGCGCTGCCATCGACCACCTTGCCCTCCGCGTTGCGGGTGGCCGTGATGAGGTTCGACAGAAAGCGCACGGTCACCTGCGCGACGCGGTTGCGCACCTCGACGGCGACGATCTCGGCCTTGTCGATCGACACGAAGGTGGTCTCCAGCGTCTGCCGGTTGCGCTCGCGCTCGACGATCGCGCGCTCAAATGCCTCGCCGACCTCTTTGGACAGGAGCCCGCGCAGGGTCTTCCGGTCGCCCTTGGCGAAGGCGATCATGATCGCCTCGTAGGCCGACTTGGCGCCCTCTAGGAAGGCGCGCGGATCGAAGCCCGGCTCGGCTTGGACGCAGGCCTCGAGGCCGCGCGCGATCTCGGAGCCGGGCTCGGCGATCCCGCGCCAGTCGCGCGGTGCCGCGGCCGGCGGCGGCGCGGGCTGAACCCGGTCGGCGCCCGGCAGGCGCACCACGTTGTCGCCGTCGGACCGCGTCTGGGGCTCGGTGCGGCTGCGGTCGACCGGCTTGAACGGCGAGCGCTCCGCTCCGGTCTTCTGACCGAGCACCGAGCGCAGACGCCAGATCACGAAGACTGCGAGCGCGAGGAAGATGATGGTCGTAACGTCGAAACTGTCCTGCATCACCGATCCGATGGTGGCCGCGGCAAGACCCTGTGCCATTTGCTCAGGTCAGACGCGGTGCGGCGCCGTTGAGGCACGCATAGGTCCTGGCGACTCATATCCGACCAACGCGTAAGGAGCGAGCCGGTTGTGCGCGTGCGGAGTCGGCTCGCGCGACTTGATCGCGATATGGGTCGCTCGGGCCGGCAACGCCAGCGTCGCGCCAGCTCGCTTGTCCAGGGATGGTCCGCGTGCTAGCGGCCCTGCAGTTTGGGCAGTTCCGCGGCTTTATCCAGCGGCACCCGCCGCGACACCAACCCGCGCCGGCCGCGCCGGCTGATCGAGAAGGATGATCCGCATGGCCGATTCCCCGGCAGCGAACGGCAACGGCGGCGGCATGCCGCAGGGCGACGTACCGACCATCAACGCCCTGGCGCAGTACACGAAGGATCTCTCCTTCGAGAATCCGAACGCGCCGCGCTCGCTGCAGCCCAAGGAGGGCCAGGGGCCGCAGATCAACATCCAGGTCAACGTCAACGCGCAGCAGCTCTCCGAGACCGATTTCGAGGTCGAGCTGAAGCTCGAGGGCGACGCCAAGGTCCAGAACGAGGTGCTGTTCGCCTTCGAGGTGACCTACGCGGGCGTGTTCCGCCTGCTGAACATTCCGGCCGACCAGATCCATCCGGCCGTGATGATCGAGTGCCCGCGCCTGCTGTTCCCCTTCGCCCGCCAGATCGTGGCCGAGGCGGTGCGCAACGGCGGCTTCCCGCCCCTGTACATCGACCCGATCGATTTCGTCGGTCTGTACCGGCAGAAGATGATCGAGCAGCAGGGCGCCCAGGGGCCGCTCGCCTCCTGAGGCTCACGACCGGCGGCCCGTCAGCGGCCGCCGGGGTTCCGGTAGGCCGCCGCCAGAGCCCGCAGGGCCTGGGCGGCGCGCCCGTCCAGGCGGCGGGCGCGCAGCACGATCCAGGTCCGGGGCAATTCGGGTAGGCCGAGCCGCGCGCCGACCTCCATGGCGCCCGGCGGCGCGGTGCTCGGCGCCAGGGCCGCGACCGCGAGGCCGGCCGTGACCGCCGCCCCGACCGCCAGCACGCCGCCGCCGACGAAGACCTCGGTCCAGGGCAGGCCCGCCGTGTCGAGGACGCGCGTCGCGGCACCCCGGACGTTGCACGGACCGGCGAGACCGGCCAGCCGCAGCGGCTCGCCCGCATGTGGTGCGGGAAAGTCCGGCGCGGCAAACCAGCCCAGGCGCTCTTCCGCCAGCACCGTTCCGTCGTGCCCGGACGCCGCTTCCGTGCGCAGTATTACCGCGTCGTAGCCGCCCTCGCCGGGCACGTCGAAGGCGGTCGCGAGATCGCGCGACGCCACGATCCGAACCTCCGTGACGAGACCGGCCCCGTCGAGGCCGAGCCGCCGCAACAGAGCGGGGAGGTCCGGCCCGGCGACATGGTCGCTGATGCCGAGGCTCAGGCGGGCCGGCACCGTCCCCGCGACTTCCGCCAACGCGCTGTCATGCGCCTCCAGAAGCCGCCGGGCCGCCGGCAGGAACTGCGCGCCCTGCCGGGTCACGGCGACGTGCCGCGGCGTCCGGTCGAGGAGGCGCGTGCCGAGCCTGTCCTCCAGACGCTTGAGGCGCAGGCTGATCGCCGCCTGCGAGGTGGCAAGCGCCTCGGCGGCACGCGTGAAGCTGCCGAGATCGGCCACCCGCACGAAGGTCAGGACACCGTCGAGATCGAGAGGAGGGGCGGTCATAAAAATATGAAATGACAGATATCGGTTGCGATATGTCGCAGTTATCAAACCGTCGTGCAAGCTTGCGGGCGCCAATGAGGTTTGCCCGATGCTGATCGCCCGATACCGTCACCGCCTGCCGGCCGACTACGACATGAACCGCATCCGTGCTCGCGTCGCTGAGCGGGCACCCGCCTGGGACGTCATGCCGGGGCTGGTCCTCAAGGCTGTCACGATTGAGGAGCGGGGCCGGGGTGGGGCGACGAACGCCTACAGCTCGCTCTATCTATGGCAGGACGCCAGCGCGGCGGCCGCCTTCCTGGCCGCTCCCGCTTTCCGAGCCGTCGTCGACAGCTTCGGGCGACCGCGTGTCGAGACTTGGCTGCCCTCGGCGGTGGATTTCGGGCCTGCCGCCACGGCCCTTTTCCTATCGGAGGAGTCGCGCCTCGTCGCCCTCGAGGAGGATCTCGCCACGCTGAGCGAGACCGAGCGGACGCGCGGCCGCGCCATCGCCGGCGAGCCCGGCATTCTCGGAACATTGGTCGGCCTCGATCCCGAGGGCTGGCGGCTGACCCGCTTCACGCTCCGGTCCGAGCCGGCCGCCGGTACGCCGGCCGTCGCGATCGCGCATCTCGCCCGTCCCGGCCTCGCCGCGGCGCGCGGCCGCTGATCACCCGGCTTCCTTGGAGTGTCACGATGCCCCTGACCCGTATCTCCCTGCGCGCCGGCACGACAGAGGCTTACCGCGCCGCCCTCGTCTCCGGCATCTACGCCGCGATGCGCGAAACCTACGCGGTGCCGGACGGCGACCTGTTCACGGTCATCCACGAGCATGCGGCAGCGGATTTCATCTTCAGCCCGGAATACGTCGGCATCCGCCACAGCGCGGATCTCGTGATCGTCCAGATCGTCGCGAGCGCCACCCGCA
This window of the Methylobacterium tardum genome carries:
- a CDS encoding VOC family protein encodes the protein MPRMIFVNLPVADVERAAGFYAALGAERDARFSQPGTAAAMVFSDAIVVMLLSHAHFAHFAPRPIADARAATEVLICLSEESRAAVDARVARAVDAGGRADLRAPQAMGEMMYSRNLEDLDGHVIELMWMDAAAVTQGQPGA
- the mltG gene encoding endolytic transglycosylase MltG; the protein is MGIVSGALTFAVVIAIAAMIGITLFQRQVREPGPLAADKVVVIPTHSGTSEIADTLKREGVIDHTGLFEFAARFGGRPALRAGEYVFKAHASIADTLDTIATGRQVQHAITFPEGLTSEQIVTRLNDNDVLTGEVNDIPAEGSLLPDTYKFERGATRQQIVNLMKAKQREVLNQIWLRRSADVPVRTPAEMVTLASIVEKETGRADERPRVAGVFINRLNKRMKLQSDPTIVYGLVGGRGTLGRGIMRSEIDRPTPYNTYVIEGLPPGPIANPGRAALEAVANPSRTKDLFFVADGTGGHAFADSLEAHQRNVARWRAVEKSRQAPPDAVDKVEPGPDPATPGRASAYAPGGAPAGNGTNTNAAFLETGAPSSRAFDASEGTRLDPLKNRSYDLGSPKTVPALADPTPAPRGRR
- the mutM gene encoding bifunctional DNA-formamidopyrimidine glycosylase/DNA-(apurinic or apyrimidinic site) lyase, giving the protein MPELPEVETVRRGLAPALVGARFSRVTLRRANLRFPFPERFAARLEGRAVTHLARRAKYLTADLDSGETLIMHLGMSGRFDVALPDGRNLSPGDFYLEGAQGTPKHDHVVMAMSTGATVTYNDARRFGFMDLVPSADLAGCRHFARMGVEPLDGLTGAVIARLFRHKSAPLKAALLDQRLIAGLGNIYVCEALHRARLHPEAPAGSLAKPDGRPTAKANALAKAIVTVLEAAVEAGGSTLRDYAQTDGRSGAFQHAFRVYDRVGLPCSRPGCGGAITRIVQANRSTFFCAACQPPG
- a CDS encoding Smr/MutS family protein; the encoded protein is MVQAEAHAALTGFLLRARAAGHAYVLVVTGKGGPGYSEAFAERGVLRRSVPHWLRGPDLRGIVLGFEEAARHHGGGGALYVRLRRR
- the mltA gene encoding murein transglycosylase A — its product is MPRLRSGTVPAVVAALALAQLVLTRAASAAPETVGGAVLTPVAIETVPGFPGPDPAAARDAFRRVCAAPPPALPQQASVAGDPAALAEACAASAGDVPDAATFFRDHFDAFRVERPGAGQPGFLTGYFEPELEGSLDPSADFPTPVLARPDDLVSLGPGETRPGLDPSLRAARATPAGFAPYPDRAAIEDGALGAQARPILWLRDAVDLLVLQVQGSGRVRLPDGRAVRVLYDGRNGRPYTAVAKLIVQEGHLPLEGLTLARWTGWLRDHPDTARRLIRANASYIFFRLADVADPALGPPGAANAPLSPGYSLAVDAGLWRYGLPFWLAGKLPDRAEGAAGRLVIAADTGSAIVGPARGDLFVGTGARAGIVAGNLRDAVGFVVLLPKRKAAQERAP
- a CDS encoding Tim44/TimA family putative adaptor protein, translating into MQDSFDVTTIIFLALAVFVIWRLRSVLGQKTGAERSPFKPVDRSRTEPQTRSDGDNVVRLPGADRVQPAPPPAAAPRDWRGIAEPGSEIARGLEACVQAEPGFDPRAFLEGAKSAYEAIMIAFAKGDRKTLRGLLSKEVGEAFERAIVERERNRQTLETTFVSIDKAEIVAVEVRNRVAQVTVRFLSNLITATRNAEGKVVDGSAETVVEVPDVWTFARTLGSRDPNWQLVATEAGA
- the secB gene encoding protein-export chaperone SecB, with translation MADSPAANGNGGGMPQGDVPTINALAQYTKDLSFENPNAPRSLQPKEGQGPQINIQVNVNAQQLSETDFEVELKLEGDAKVQNEVLFAFEVTYAGVFRLLNIPADQIHPAVMIECPRLLFPFARQIVAEAVRNGGFPPLYIDPIDFVGLYRQKMIEQQGAQGPLAS
- a CDS encoding LysR family transcriptional regulator; its protein translation is MTAPPLDLDGVLTFVRVADLGSFTRAAEALATSQAAISLRLKRLEDRLGTRLLDRTPRHVAVTRQGAQFLPAARRLLEAHDSALAEVAGTVPARLSLGISDHVAGPDLPALLRRLGLDGAGLVTEVRIVASRDLATAFDVPGEGGYDAVILRTEAASGHDGTVLAEERLGWFAAPDFPAPHAGEPLRLAGLAGPCNVRGAATRVLDTAGLPWTEVFVGGGVLAVGAAVTAGLAVAALAPSTAPPGAMEVGARLGLPELPRTWIVLRARRLDGRAAQALRALAAAYRNPGGR
- a CDS encoding DUF4865 family protein, which encodes MLIARYRHRLPADYDMNRIRARVAERAPAWDVMPGLVLKAVTIEERGRGGATNAYSSLYLWQDASAAAAFLAAPAFRAVVDSFGRPRVETWLPSAVDFGPAATALFLSEESRLVALEEDLATLSETERTRGRAIAGEPGILGTLVGLDPEGWRLTRFTLRSEPAAGTPAVAIAHLARPGLAAARGR
- a CDS encoding tautomerase family protein encodes the protein MPLTRISLRAGTTEAYRAALVSGIYAAMRETYAVPDGDLFTVIHEHAAADFIFSPEYVGIRHSADLVIVQIVASATRSTAQKRALYAAIADNLGRDPGVNPADVIITLVEVSPENWSFGHGLMTYGPSES